A genomic region of Arachis stenosperma cultivar V10309 chromosome 9, arast.V10309.gnm1.PFL2, whole genome shotgun sequence contains the following coding sequences:
- the LOC130948175 gene encoding auxin-responsive protein SAUR78 has translation MAKVGKLTKIKSAIKRWPSLSKLSRNNSCVSAASCDSNHGGASSKEQNVVYVGRSRRRYLVNSEIIDHPVFQELVDRSNSNNNSNGGCHGGIVVSCEVVLFEHLLWMLESAETQLGSMDELVEFYTCAC, from the coding sequence ATGGCGAAAGTGGGAAAACTAACGAAGATCAAGTCAGCGATCAAAAGGTGGCCGTCACTGAGCAAGCTGAGCCGCAACAACAGCTGCGTCTCCGCCGCCAGCTGCGACTCAAACCACGGCGGCGCATCTTCCAAGGAACAGAACGTTGTGTACGTTGGCAGATCGCGGAGGAGGTACCTCGTGAACTCCGAGATCATAGATCACCCGGTGTTCCAGGAGCTGGTGGACAGGTCCAACAGCAACAATAATAGTAATGGTGGCTGCCATGGCGGAATAGTTGTTTCTTGTGAGGTGGTTCTGTTTGAGCACTTGCTTTGGATGCTTGAGAGTGCTGAGACTCAGTTGGGGTCCATGGATGAGCTGGTTGAGTTCTACACTTGTGCATGCTGA